A genomic window from Montipora capricornis isolate CH-2021 chromosome 8, ASM3666992v2, whole genome shotgun sequence includes:
- the LOC138059554 gene encoding protein ILRUN-like isoform X1: MDVDCELDSDLLSKFSCLGTTDRDVLINELQRLLDFQLNPSGCAFFLDMTNWNLQAAVGAYYDFNSPPDKLPSMAFVRDVTIGEGESVPPNTTFVKTWRIQNNGNSAWPSGVFLKFTSGDQLGPVNLVSVKPLIAGEYYDLCVNMISPGKTGMYQGQWRMCNPAGQYFGDVIWVILCVDEGGLLGLTQQLSTLGREMISNAGSSTGSPSNNPFGLSTPSGNSPQPIYSVPHNSPANGVVHISPARRSLFNSVITGDEPLIEPPLQVESALSSKDEETLLNQLRDASILRDAELNNSL, from the exons ATGGATGTGGATTGTGAATTAGATAGTGATCTCTTATCAAAGTTTAGCTGCCTTGGTACAACGGATCGCGATGTGCTCATAAATGAGCTTCAACGGTTGTTAGACTTTCAACTTAACCCTTCCGGATGCGCTTTCTTTCTCGACATGACAAATTG GAATCTTCAG GCAGCAGTAGGTGCATATTATGATTTTAACAGTCCTCCAGATAAATTACCAAGTATGGCATTTGTTCGTGATGTCACGATAGGTGAAGGGGAATCTGTCCCACCCAACACAACTTTTGTGAAAACCTGGCGAATTCAGAATAATG GTAACAGTGCATGGCCATCTGGAGTTTTTCTAAAGTTCACCTCAGGAGATCAGCTTGGTCCTGTAAATTTGGTGTCTGTAAAACCACTTATTGCTGGTGAATATTATGATCTTTGTGTAAACATGATTTCACCTGGTAAAACAGGCATGTATCAAGGTCAGTGGCGCATGTGCAATCCGGCTGGACAGTATTTTGGAG aCGTCATATGGGTTATTTTATGTGTGGACGAAGGTGGACTTTTAGGACTTACACAACAGTTGTCAACATTAGGGAGAGAAATGATTTCTAATGCAGGATCCAGTACTGGCTCACCCTCTAATAATCCATTTGGACTCTCAACACCCAGTGGAAATTCTCCACAACCTATTTATTCAGTTCCCCACAACAGTCCAGCTAATGGAGTTGTACACATTTCACCAGCTAGGAGATCACTTTTCAATTCTGTG atcacTGGAGATGAACCTCTTATAGAACCCCCATTACAAGTTGAATCAGCATTGAGTAGCAAAGATGAAGAGACTCTACTCAATCAGTTAAGAGATGCTTCAATTTTACGCGATGCAGAGCTTAACAATTCGTTATAA
- the LOC138059554 gene encoding protein ILRUN-like isoform X2, which produces MRFLSRHDKLAAVGAYYDFNSPPDKLPSMAFVRDVTIGEGESVPPNTTFVKTWRIQNNGNSAWPSGVFLKFTSGDQLGPVNLVSVKPLIAGEYYDLCVNMISPGKTGMYQGQWRMCNPAGQYFGDVIWVILCVDEGGLLGLTQQLSTLGREMISNAGSSTGSPSNNPFGLSTPSGNSPQPIYSVPHNSPANGVVHISPARRSLFNSVITGDEPLIEPPLQVESALSSKDEETLLNQLRDASILRDAELNNSL; this is translated from the exons ATGCGCTTTCTTTCTCGACATGACAAATTG GCAGCAGTAGGTGCATATTATGATTTTAACAGTCCTCCAGATAAATTACCAAGTATGGCATTTGTTCGTGATGTCACGATAGGTGAAGGGGAATCTGTCCCACCCAACACAACTTTTGTGAAAACCTGGCGAATTCAGAATAATG GTAACAGTGCATGGCCATCTGGAGTTTTTCTAAAGTTCACCTCAGGAGATCAGCTTGGTCCTGTAAATTTGGTGTCTGTAAAACCACTTATTGCTGGTGAATATTATGATCTTTGTGTAAACATGATTTCACCTGGTAAAACAGGCATGTATCAAGGTCAGTGGCGCATGTGCAATCCGGCTGGACAGTATTTTGGAG aCGTCATATGGGTTATTTTATGTGTGGACGAAGGTGGACTTTTAGGACTTACACAACAGTTGTCAACATTAGGGAGAGAAATGATTTCTAATGCAGGATCCAGTACTGGCTCACCCTCTAATAATCCATTTGGACTCTCAACACCCAGTGGAAATTCTCCACAACCTATTTATTCAGTTCCCCACAACAGTCCAGCTAATGGAGTTGTACACATTTCACCAGCTAGGAGATCACTTTTCAATTCTGTG atcacTGGAGATGAACCTCTTATAGAACCCCCATTACAAGTTGAATCAGCATTGAGTAGCAAAGATGAAGAGACTCTACTCAATCAGTTAAGAGATGCTTCAATTTTACGCGATGCAGAGCTTAACAATTCGTTATAA
- the LOC138059080 gene encoding caldesmon-like yields the protein MDSENTDPVVETSGNDVTDSDNINSEERAEQSEVIKSASYWEEVDQDEMERERMEQEKRGKITGEELPKSGSAKRAKDLFESKPQEKEKETLVDLEILSGVTRASMKRYQENQVSASPSSQRELEDIHEIKGGIAASQRDAFERGKVSNAEKSKGVEEEENLPVSGIAAKTRASIESGSVIRAEDRYVRESDISEEMPTAGSASVVRRKFESKSEDQDRAQRRLSYEPQEGEAKGRLAMYMQSVEESTQKKRFQDEENARPPPGAARGVRQMFEQDKVIHAETRHDSWKDDLPQSGSAKASKEALKAAAAKGYEKSQVENEAVTIGRASSTRSRFEKGEFENQKVIDREEPLAPSVSAKEQMKQYQEAAQNQGPRRRTMDNEQEDLQAARGIALAVKSSYENEGAPHVETRRSIEDEDFSNIQGRARETTRDIESGGLVKEAPKMVETEDFGVTQGLAKQTTQQIEKGELIKETHKMVEEEDFSGVSGIAKQTTQQIEKGELTKETHEIVEDEDFSGVSHVVNGTGDRIDNGESVDEAPVSNFDKGDLMVSTFENGVEQ from the exons ATGGAttccgaaaacactgaccctgtTGTAGAAACCTCTGGAAACGATGTCACAGATAGTGATAATATAAATTCTGAGGAAAGAGCTGAACAATCTGAAGTGATCAAGAGCGCAAGTTATTGGGAAGAGGTTGATCAAGATGAGATGGAACGCGAGCGAAT GGAGcaagaaaaaagaggaaagattACAGGCGAGGAGCTACCGAAAAGTGGAAGTGCAAAACGAGCGAAAGATTTATTTGAATCCAAGCCTCAAGAGAAAGAGAAGGAGACACTTGTAGATTTAGAGATTCTTTCCGGCGTTACCAGAGCCAGCATGAAGAGATATCAGGAAAATCAAGTGTCCGCTTCGCCATCCAGTCAACGAGAACTGGAAGATATTCATGAGATCAAGGGTGGAATAGCTGCCTCTCAGAGAGATGCCTTCGAAAGAGGAAAAGTGAGCAATGCAGAGAAAAGCAAAGGTGTCGAAGAGGAAGAAAATCTACCGGTCTCTGGTATCGCAGCTAAGACCCGCGCGAGCATTGAATCCGGATCAGTCATTCGTGCCGAAGACAGATATGTTCGTGAGAGTGATATATCCGAGGAAATGCCGACAGCTGGTTCGGCTTCCGTAGTACGCcgaaaatttgaaagcaaaagtGAAGATCAGGACAGGGCGCAGAGGAGGTTAAGCTATGAACCTCAGGAGGGTGAGGCGAAAGGGCGATTGGCAATGTACATGCAAAGTGTGGAGGAGTCCACACAGAAGAAGCGTTTTCAAGATGAAGAGAACGCACGTCCACCTCCTGGAGCAGCACGAGGTGTCCGgcaaatgtttgaacaagaTAAAGTCATTCATGCAGAAACACGACACGATTCGTGGAAAGACGATCTTCCGCAATCAGGCTCAGCGAAAGCAAGTAAAGAGGCTTTAAAAGCGGCTGCCGCCAAAGGCTATGAAAAGTCGCAGGTGGAGAACGAGGCTGTGACGATAGGGAGGGCCTCGTCAACCAGGTCTCGTTTTGAGAAGGGAGAGTTCGAGAATCAAAAGGTAATTGATCGAGAAGAGCCTCTCGCGCCATCTGTATCTGCCAAGGAGCAAATGAAGCAATACCAAGAAGCGGCACAAAATCAGGGTCCAAGGAGGAGGACCATGGACAACGAGCAGGAAGATCTGCAAGCAGCACGAGGAATAGCCTTAGCTGTTAAGTCAAGCTATGAAAACGAAGGCGCTCCCCACGTGGAAACCAGACGAAGTATTGAAGATGAAGACTTCTCGAACATCCAGGGCCGTGCTAGAGAAACCACCCGAGATATCGAGTCCGGTGGCCTTGTCAAGGAGGCGCCCAAGATGGTGGAAACCGAGGATTTTGGAGTGACCCAGGGACTTGCCAAGCAAACTACCCAACAGATTGAAAAAGGGGAATTGATCAAGGAGACCCATAAAATGGTGGAAGAGGAAGACTTTTCAGGAGTGTCTGGCATAGCTAAGCAAACGACCCAACAAATTGAAAAGGGTGAGTTGACCAAGGAAACGCACGAAATAGTCGAAGATGAAGACTTCTCTGGCGTATCTCACGTTGTCAATGGAACCGGGGATCGTATCGACAACGGGGAATCGGTTGACGAGGCGCCTGTCAGCAATTTTGACAAGGGAGACTTGATGGTCTCGACATTCGAAAATGGAGTTGAACAATAA